The following are from one region of the Vitis riparia cultivar Riparia Gloire de Montpellier isolate 1030 chromosome 9, EGFV_Vit.rip_1.0, whole genome shotgun sequence genome:
- the LOC117921827 gene encoding uncharacterized protein LOC117921827 → MASASNGFEAKLRDVGNRLLHPPSSADKLLPLLEKAESYLAKVEQQPCMSTKIALSPLMEALVADQILKHGNCVVKVSAVACISEITRITAPDAPYNDNQMMEIFQLTVASFENLSDMTSPCYSKAISILKSFATYRWSDHPEEVFSAMETIMTLVMDESEYVLVELVSPILATNVSPVCWRLGEKVITNCAAKLRPYLIEVVKCLGTRLSDYAPAVATIYQNESNTRQNNLNDSGSREHLEAKMFSEDIVCPREVGPSGEESLKSMISNDASQTKNDTFIDGNPLNRLDQHSTMKLLLETTDKAVSIPQKRSWKPYFLVNPEEGYDYCWTGRRKRANPRKIITGAPSI, encoded by the exons ATGGCTTCTGCAAGTAATGGGTTTGAAGCAAAGCTAAGAGATGTTGGGAATAGGCTTCTGCACCCTCCATCTTCTGCTGACAAACTCTTGCCTCTTCTTGAA AAGGCTGAGTCTTATTTGGCAAAGGTGGAACAACAACCATGTATGTCAACAAAGATTGCACTTTCACCTCTCATGGAAGCATTGGTCGCAGATCAAATCTTAAAGCATGGAAATTGTGTTGTCAAAGTGTCAGCTGTTGCCTGCATAAGTGAGATCACAAGGATAACGGCACCAGATGCTCCTTACAATGATAATCAAATGATG GAAATTTTCCAGCTGACTGTAGCATCATTTGAGAACTTGTCTGATATGACGAGTCCTTGTTATTCCAAGGCCATTTCGATTCTTAAGAGTTTTGCAACCTACAGATG GTCTGACCACCCAGAAGAAGTATTTTCAGCCATGGAGACTATTATGACTCTGGTCatggatgaaagtgaatatGTTCTGGTTGAGCTTGTTAGTCCCATTCTAGCTACT AATGTTTCACCTGTTTGTTGGAGGTTGGGAGAGAAAGTTATAACCAACTGTGCAGCCAAGCTTAGGCCCTATCTCATTGAAGTGGTAAAATGCCTGGGAACTCGTTTAAGTGATTATGCTCCAGCGGTTGCTACCATTTACCAAAATGAATCTAATACCCGACAAAATAATCTCAATGACAGTGGTTCACGGGAACATTTG GAGGCTAAAATGTTCTCGGAAGATATCGTCTGTCCTAGAGAAGTTGGTCCATCTGGGGAAGAATCTTTGAAGTCAATGATCAGCAATGATGCTTCTCAGACGAAGAATGACACTTTTATAGACGGGAATCCTTTGAATAGATTAGATCAACATTCTACTATGAAGCTTCTTCTAGAAACTACTGACAAAGCTGTCAGCATACCTCAGAAACGGAGTTGGAAACCTTATTTTTTGGTGAATCCAGAGGAAGGATATGATTATTGTTGGACTGGGAGGAGGAAAAGGGCTAATCCAAGGAAAATAATTACAGGAGCACCATCAATTTGA
- the LOC117921828 gene encoding uncharacterized protein LOC117921828, which produces MVSASNGFEAKLRDVGNRLLHPPSTADELLPLLEKAESYLAKVEQQPCMSTKIALSTLMEALVADQILKHGNGDVKVSAVACISEITRITAPDAPYDDNQMTEIFRLTVASFENLSDMRSPCYSKAVSILKSVATYRWCLVMLDLECDRIIIDMFQLFLNVIRSDHPEEVFSAMETVMTLVMDESEYVSVELLSPILATTVSPICWRLGEKAITNCAAKLRPYLMEVVKCLGTRLSDYAPAVATICQNESNTRQNNLNDSGSGAHLVAKVFSEDVVCPREVGPSGEESLKSMICNDASQTKNDTFMDYNSFDRLNQRSTRKKLLVETADKPVKITQKRSWKPYFLVNPEEGYDYCWIGRRKRANPRKIITEASSI; this is translated from the exons ATGGTTTCTGCAAGTAATGGGTTTGAAGCAAAGCTGAGAGATGTTGGAAATAGGCTTCTGCACCCTCCATCTACTGCTGATGAACTCTTACCTCTTCTTGAA AAGGCCGAGTCTTATTTGGCAAAGGTGGAACAACAACCATGTATGTCAACAAAGATTGCACTTTCAACTCTCATGGAAGCATTGGTCGCAGATCAAATCTTGAAGCATGGAAATGGTGATGTCAAAGTGTCAGCTGTTGCCTGCATAAGTGAGATCACAAGGATAACGGCACCAGATGCTCCTTATGATGATAATCAAATGACG GAAATTTTCCGGCTGACTGTAGCATCATTTGAGAACTTGTCTGATATGAGGAGTCCTTGTTATTCCAAGGCCGTTTCAATTCTTAAGAGTGTTGCAACCTACAGATGGTGCCTGGTGATGCTGGACCTTGAATGTGACCGAATAATTATTGATATGTTCCAACTTTTTCTAAACGTCATAAG GTCTGACCACCCAGAAGAAGTATTTTCAGCCATGGAGACTGTTATGACTCTGGTCatggatgaaagtgaatatGTTTCGGTTGAGCTTCTTAGTCCCATTCTAGCTACT ACTGTTTCACCTATTTGTTGGAGGTTGGGAGAGAAAGCTATAACCAACTGCGCAGCCAAGCTTAGGCCATATCTCATGGAAGTGGTAAAATGCCTGGGAACTCGTTTGAGTGATTATGCTCCAGCGGTTGCTACCATTTGCCAAAATGAATCTAATACCCGACAAAATAATCTCAATGACAGTGGTTCAGGGGCACATTTG gTGGCTAAAGTGTTCTCAGAAGATGTTGTCTGTCCTAGAGAAGTTGGTCCATCTGGGGAAGAATCTTTGAAGTCAATGATCTGCAATGATGCTTCTCAGACGAAGAATGACACTTTTATGGACTACAATTCTTTTGATAGATTAAATCAACGTTCTACTAGGAAGAAACTTCTTGTAGAAACTGCTGACAAACCTGTCAAAATAACCCAGAAACGGAGTTGGAAACCTTATTTTTTGGTGAATCCAGAGGAAGGCTATGATTATTGTTGGATTGGGAGGAGGAAAAGGGCTAATCCAAGGAAAATAATTACAGAAGCATCATCAATTTGA